Proteins co-encoded in one Methanosarcinales archaeon Met12 genomic window:
- a CDS encoding class I SAM-dependent methyltransferase: protein MTGINKIEIAKDNFTHRTTCRVCGSEKLHKFLSLGPTPLANSFLRENQLEAVEPYYPLDVYFCSNCYLVQLLDVVSPEVLFKEYAYVTGASKPMQAHFTGLVEDVIQNFKISEDGLIVDIGSNDGTLLQCFSKLGLQTLGIEPASNIARLAEAKGFRTVNEFFSEKCAVKIHEEHGNADVILATNVFAHTDDLEGFVRGIKYLLADNGTFVIEVPYLLNLLNNLEFDTIYHEHLSYFAVYPLIYLFRKFNMEVVPVHGGSIRVFVQKAAKQQSQRVTALLLIEQEAKLDSLKTYTKFGEEVYSLKEKLVKLLKALKNEGVRITGYGATAKGNTLLNYCKIGTDILDYISDTTPFKQGCYTPGMHIPVFPEEEFHEDPPDYSLLLAWNYANEILQKERKYRQNGGKFILPIPEPKVI from the coding sequence ATGACTGGAATAAATAAAATAGAGATAGCAAAAGACAATTTCACACACAGGACAACATGCAGAGTCTGTGGAAGTGAAAAGTTACATAAATTCCTCTCGCTTGGCCCAACTCCATTAGCTAATAGTTTTTTGAGAGAAAATCAACTAGAGGCAGTAGAGCCATATTATCCGCTTGATGTGTACTTTTGTAGTAACTGTTATCTTGTTCAATTATTGGATGTGGTTTCCCCTGAAGTATTGTTTAAGGAGTACGCGTATGTAACTGGTGCTTCAAAGCCCATGCAAGCCCATTTTACGGGCCTTGTAGAAGATGTAATTCAGAATTTCAAAATTAGTGAAGATGGCTTAATAGTAGACATTGGGAGCAATGATGGGACGTTACTTCAGTGTTTTTCAAAATTAGGTTTACAAACATTAGGCATCGAGCCAGCTTCGAATATCGCACGGTTAGCAGAGGCAAAAGGATTTCGGACTGTGAACGAATTTTTCAGCGAGAAGTGCGCTGTAAAGATTCATGAAGAACATGGCAATGCAGACGTTATTCTGGCGACCAACGTTTTCGCCCACACTGACGATTTAGAGGGATTTGTACGCGGCATAAAGTACTTATTAGCAGATAACGGTACTTTCGTTATCGAAGTCCCTTATCTCTTAAATTTATTAAATAATTTGGAATTTGATACTATATACCATGAGCATCTTTCGTATTTTGCTGTTTATCCTTTGATTTACTTATTCCGAAAGTTTAACATGGAGGTTGTTCCTGTTCACGGGGGTTCAATTCGTGTCTTTGTGCAAAAAGCAGCGAAGCAGCAATCCCAACGTGTTACCGCTCTACTATTGATAGAACAGGAAGCTAAACTTGATTCTCTTAAGACTTACACAAAATTTGGCGAAGAGGTGTATTCACTAAAAGAAAAGTTAGTAAAGCTTTTAAAAGCACTGAAAAATGAAGGAGTAAGGATAACAGGCTATGGGGCTACGGCTAAGGGAAATACCTTACTAAACTACTGTAAGATCGGCACAGATATTTTAGATTATATTAGCGATACCACTCCTTTCAAGCAGGGATGCTACACTCCAGGTATGCACATTCCTGTATTTCCTGAGGAGGAGTTCCATGAAGACCCACCCGATTACTCTCTCCTCTTGGCTTGGAATTATGCTAATGAGATTTTACAAAAGGAGAGGAAATATAGACAAAATGGCGGGAAATTTATTTTACCAATTCCTGAACCTAAGGTGATCTGA
- a CDS encoding dTDP-4-dehydrorhamnose 3,5-epimerase family protein — MLPGVRVYDIKKNIDERGFFAELLRLDWKDFVEDDNIVQVNLSMSCPGVIRAWHRHSRGQVDYICAVKGSLMVCAYDDRKNSKTKGQLDEIILNSEKLQIVRIPGFYWHGTKCIGNEPSLVLYNVTKLYDYEEPNEERKAWNDPSIIDSKTGERYDWNK; from the coding sequence ATGTTACCCGGAGTAAGAGTTTATGATATAAAGAAAAATATAGATGAAAGAGGCTTTTTTGCCGAACTTCTCAGACTCGATTGGAAGGATTTTGTTGAAGACGATAATATCGTACAAGTAAATCTTTCAATGAGTTGTCCTGGAGTAATTAGGGCATGGCATCGCCATTCAAGAGGTCAAGTTGACTATATCTGTGCTGTGAAAGGATCTCTTATGGTTTGTGCGTACGACGATAGAAAGAATTCTAAAACAAAAGGGCAATTAGATGAGATTATTCTAAATAGTGAAAAGCTTCAAATTGTCAGGATTCCTGGATTTTACTGGCATGGTACAAAATGCATAGGTAATGAGCCTTCATTGGTTCTTTATAATGTAACAAAGCTTTACGACTACGAAGAACCCAATGAAGAGAGAAAAGCATGGAATGATCCTTCGATAATTGATTCAAAAACAGGCGAGCGATATGACTGGAATAAATAA
- a CDS encoding putative sugar O-methyltransferase → MKAIKCKYVLFDIPPALYVCQRYLSAVFPELKIFKFRDFQKYSEIKSEYENADICFFTPNQMELLPKRQFNLCINISSLHEMTLETIKHYFHLINDYFNGYFFTKQWLNWTNPHDNLTISYKDYPIPSNWKLIFFREHPIQTRFFEALYKKEENSCYPE, encoded by the coding sequence TTGAAAGCCATAAAATGTAAGTATGTTCTCTTTGACATTCCACCAGCTCTATATGTATGTCAAAGATATTTAAGCGCAGTTTTCCCTGAACTCAAAATATTTAAATTCAGGGATTTCCAGAAATATTCAGAAATTAAATCAGAATATGAAAATGCGGATATATGTTTCTTTACCCCGAATCAAATGGAGCTTTTGCCCAAGCGCCAATTTAATCTTTGTATAAATATTAGTTCACTGCACGAAATGACATTAGAGACAATAAAGCATTACTTTCATCTTATCAACGACTATTTCAACGGATACTTTTTTACAAAGCAGTGGCTGAATTGGACAAATCCTCATGATAATCTAACAATTTCTTACAAAGATTATCCGATTCCTTCTAATTGGAAATTAATATTTTTCAGAGAACATCCTATTCAAACAAGATTTTTTGAAGCATTATATAAAAAGGAGGAGAACTCATGTTACCCGGAGTAA
- the rfbD gene encoding dTDP-4-dehydrorhamnose reductase — protein MKVAIIGSTGQLGSDISNVFGKEALPLSHDEIEVKDINSCRKALKDADTVINCAAYVKVDDSEDHPDEAFMINAIGARNVAIVCNEEHLKNVYISTDFVFDGEKEEPYNEDDDPNPINTYGLSKYAGEIFTRNYCSRPYVIRSASLYGTKGARGKGGNFVEWMIKKANNNEIIKVVDDVVMSPTYTKDIAKMIKNIIEKELPYGIYHVTNQGYCSWFDFAKKIFEFLDIKPLQGLRGRGAEPHNAKLFPIKPDELNRKARRPKFSALESTKLKKYGLEMRSWEDALKDYLRERTGGVK, from the coding sequence GTGAAAGTGGCTATTATTGGGTCAACTGGTCAGCTTGGAAGTGATATCTCTAATGTATTTGGAAAGGAAGCTTTACCTCTCTCACACGATGAGATAGAAGTAAAAGATATTAATAGCTGCAGAAAAGCCTTAAAAGATGCTGATACTGTGATAAATTGTGCAGCGTATGTAAAGGTGGATGACAGCGAAGACCATCCAGATGAGGCTTTTATGATAAATGCGATTGGAGCAAGGAATGTAGCTATAGTATGCAATGAAGAACATCTAAAAAATGTCTATATAAGCACGGATTTTGTATTCGATGGTGAGAAAGAAGAGCCTTATAATGAAGATGATGATCCAAACCCGATTAATACCTACGGGTTGAGCAAATATGCAGGGGAAATATTTACAAGAAACTATTGCAGTAGACCCTATGTTATCCGATCTGCAAGTCTCTATGGAACAAAGGGTGCAAGAGGGAAGGGTGGAAATTTCGTTGAATGGATGATTAAGAAGGCGAATAATAATGAAATAATTAAAGTGGTAGACGATGTGGTAATGTCCCCAACTTATACAAAAGACATTGCTAAAATGATAAAAAATATAATTGAAAAGGAACTCCCTTATGGCATCTATCACGTTACTAATCAAGGATATTGCAGTTGGTTTGATTTTGCAAAGAAAATTTTTGAATTTTTGGATATTAAGCCCTTACAGGGCTTGCGGGGTCGTGGGGCAGAGCCCCACAATGCAAAGCTTTTTCCGATAAAGCCTGATGAGCTTAATAGAAAAGCGAGGAGACCGAAGTTCTCAGCACTTGAAAGTACAAAACTAAAAAAATATGGGCTTGAGATGAGAAGTTGGGAAGATGCTTTAAAGGATTATTTGAGAGAAAGAACAGGAGGCGTCAAATAA
- a CDS encoding glucose-1-phosphate thymidylyltransferase: protein MKGLILSGGHGTKLRPITYSQQKQLIPVANKPILFYAIEDVIEAGIKDVGIIVGPNRKDVMEAVNNAYFDAEISFIEQEAPLGIAHAVKISEDFIGDEPFVVYLGDNILKGGIMKYVKRFKEGDMDASILLTTHENPSLFGCAELNEDGSIKRLIEKPKKPPSNLILVGIYVFRPSIFKAVKNIKPSWRNELEITDAIQYLIDNNLKVDSDIVSGWWKDTGRPEDILEANHLVLDELKPYNEGILEDGAKISGRVAIEEGTIIKKSVIKGPVVIGANCMIGPNTYIGPYTSIGNSCEIINGEIESSIVMSGTKINCNKKIIDSIIGKNVKICDKEKMPKGYRFIIGDSSQVEL from the coding sequence ATGAAAGGCTTAATCTTATCGGGCGGACATGGAACTAAACTCCGTCCAATCACATATTCGCAGCAAAAGCAATTAATACCTGTTGCAAACAAACCAATTCTGTTCTATGCAATAGAAGACGTTATAGAAGCAGGAATAAAAGACGTTGGTATCATAGTTGGACCAAATAGAAAGGATGTCATGGAAGCAGTAAATAATGCCTATTTTGATGCAGAGATATCTTTCATAGAGCAAGAAGCACCATTAGGTATTGCACATGCAGTAAAAATCTCTGAGGATTTTATAGGCGATGAGCCATTCGTTGTGTACTTGGGCGATAACATACTAAAAGGCGGAATAATGAAATATGTTAAACGCTTTAAAGAAGGCGATATGGATGCCAGCATACTTTTAACCACCCATGAGAATCCAAGCCTGTTTGGATGTGCAGAGCTCAATGAAGATGGCTCCATTAAAAGGCTAATAGAAAAGCCCAAGAAACCACCTTCCAATCTTATTTTAGTTGGGATATACGTGTTCAGACCTTCGATATTTAAAGCAGTTAAAAATATAAAGCCTTCTTGGAGAAATGAGCTTGAGATAACGGATGCCATACAGTACTTGATTGATAATAACTTAAAAGTTGATTCTGATATAGTAAGCGGTTGGTGGAAGGATACAGGAAGACCAGAGGACATATTAGAGGCAAATCATCTTGTTTTGGATGAGTTAAAACCTTACAACGAAGGAATTCTGGAAGATGGCGCGAAAATAAGCGGGAGAGTTGCTATTGAAGAGGGCACAATAATAAAAAAATCAGTAATTAAAGGACCTGTAGTAATTGGAGCAAATTGTATGATAGGACCAAACACGTACATAGGCCCCTACACAAGCATTGGAAATTCTTGTGAGATAATAAACGGAGAGATTGAATCTTCTATCGTGATGAGCGGTACAAAGATAAATTGCAATAAAAAAATCATCGACAGCATAATAGGAAAGAACGTCAAGATATGCGATAAGGAAAAAATGCCGAAAGGCTATAGATTTATTATCGGAGATAGTTCTCAAGTGGAACTATAA
- a CDS encoding oligosaccharide flippase family protein — MTSSTEISYLDGYLRKIAKGAGTVFIGTGIGLFFAYLGMMTVARLLGPADFGLISLASTVAIIASTIVLVGIPGGVVRFVALYNGKNDPGRVKGVIVSAMGIVLPLGIIAGILLFLFADLIAVRAFNEPNLTPILKIFSLTVPFYSLFSIFVHAIGGFQEMKYVVYVRDVFQNGVRLILLIILLLLGYGVYGAVFAYTFAIIATPFVALYYLNKIFPVFSKKISSISMKRELFSFSWPLMFAGILGLVMGWIDTLMIGYFLTAADVGIYRASLSTAALLMIVPSSLGAIYFPVITEFYSRGERRNLENTNYAVTKWSLMSVLPLVLLMMLFSKQVLYILYGAEFMAGAMVLSILSVGNLIISIFGPTNQLISVIGRTKLIMINTSVGAVLNVILNFLLIPIYGINGAAIATGFSLLVVSALAFIMVRAITGIQPMRLNYAKIFFAAIISAVFVYALTRAFFESIPITVLVLMFLLYMGIYFILLLIMRTFEKEDVVIMKAIEAKSGVKSEWIRNVIGRFL, encoded by the coding sequence ATGACATCGAGCACAGAAATTTCATATCTAGATGGATATCTGAGGAAAATTGCTAAAGGGGCAGGTACCGTCTTCATCGGCACAGGCATTGGTCTGTTCTTTGCTTATCTTGGCATGATGACCGTTGCCAGACTCTTGGGACCAGCTGATTTTGGCTTGATATCACTGGCATCTACTGTTGCAATAATTGCGTCCACTATTGTGTTGGTTGGAATACCTGGGGGTGTTGTGAGATTTGTTGCTTTGTATAATGGAAAGAATGACCCAGGCCGTGTCAAAGGTGTGATCGTATCAGCGATGGGAATTGTTTTGCCGTTGGGGATAATCGCTGGAATACTCTTGTTTTTATTTGCAGATTTAATTGCTGTTAGGGCATTCAATGAACCGAACCTGACGCCGATATTAAAAATATTTTCGTTAACCGTTCCCTTTTATAGTTTATTTTCTATTTTTGTTCATGCTATCGGTGGATTTCAGGAAATGAAGTATGTGGTGTATGTCAGAGATGTATTCCAGAACGGTGTCAGGCTCATTTTGCTCATAATTTTGTTGCTTCTTGGATATGGCGTATATGGAGCTGTATTTGCCTATACTTTTGCGATTATTGCAACACCCTTCGTCGCCCTATACTACTTAAACAAGATTTTTCCAGTATTTAGTAAAAAAATAAGCTCGATTTCAATGAAAAGGGAGCTATTCTCTTTTTCCTGGCCATTGATGTTCGCTGGAATTCTTGGACTGGTGATGGGCTGGATTGATACGCTAATGATTGGTTATTTTCTCACGGCAGCAGATGTTGGAATATACAGGGCTTCGTTATCAACAGCTGCCCTATTAATGATTGTACCCAGCTCACTTGGAGCCATTTACTTTCCTGTTATTACAGAGTTCTATTCACGAGGAGAGAGAAGAAATTTAGAAAATACAAATTATGCTGTCACAAAATGGAGCCTTATGAGCGTACTTCCGCTGGTTCTTTTGATGATGCTTTTTTCAAAACAGGTCTTATATATTTTATATGGTGCTGAATTTATGGCAGGAGCGATGGTACTGAGTATTCTAAGTGTAGGAAACTTGATCATATCTATTTTTGGTCCTACAAACCAGCTTATTTCAGTGATAGGAAGAACGAAACTAATAATGATCAACACAAGTGTTGGTGCTGTTCTCAACGTTATATTAAATTTCTTGTTGATTCCTATCTACGGAATAAACGGTGCAGCTATCGCAACTGGGTTTTCACTTTTAGTAGTGAGTGCGCTTGCTTTTATCATGGTTCGTGCAATTACTGGTATCCAACCGATGAGATTGAATTATGCGAAGATATTTTTTGCCGCTATAATTTCGGCCGTGTTTGTTTATGCACTGACAAGAGCATTTTTTGAGAGCATCCCCATAACCGTTTTAGTTCTTATGTTCTTGCTGTATATGGGCATATATTTCATTCTACTTTTAATCATGAGAACATTCGAAAAAGAGGATGTTGTGATAATGAAGGCGATAGAAGCGAAGTCAGGAGTAAAATCAGAATGGATCAGGAATGTGATTGGAAGATTTTTGTAG
- a CDS encoding glycosyltransferase family 39 protein, with amino-acid sequence MVLYHVLFAIFYGGNPFQLIEPDVWYSFGTGLNLVGMEHTGIQFFVEKEMTLPLFMGILYKSMGFPSFFYFLWIWNALTMGILIFSTFIIAKYYFDRNTAFIAALLIGLNWHVAAWGQELVDDVSMVSFMFLSIALYTLFLRGGDRRYLCASGVAAALAIWTKTSALYLFPPFILMLAVVNKTKIREALVFFVGFVLATLPFSLVCSLRYGHPLAPFVARVVQFQQAALPQEHVNTLFNTFYLEALPISVGLIVFPFLLAGLFYLIRKRKFLFPAWGLYCLGIYVFVIPFGPYDQYMVHFTPIFLIISAVGLIRVAEVIGRKGFPLIILALLSTNLSPPLGIRGVVEGLGYEGIPKILLSLRPLFLYPRQRWEGNKYVHISDLQDAVQNVALGFPSQSIYWPDWLPEFFVTHSEPDHSYTIIMIVILTLVCIYLIMNRGKIAHVCTKLFQC; translated from the coding sequence TTGGTTCTATATCATGTACTTTTTGCAATATTCTACGGTGGTAATCCTTTTCAACTGATCGAGCCTGATGTATGGTATAGCTTTGGAACTGGACTTAATCTGGTCGGAATGGAACATACAGGTATCCAATTTTTTGTTGAAAAAGAAATGACGCTCCCCCTCTTTATGGGCATTCTTTACAAATCCATGGGCTTTCCATCCTTCTTTTATTTTCTTTGGATTTGGAATGCCCTGACCATGGGCATCCTAATATTCAGTACATTTATAATAGCAAAATATTACTTCGATCGAAATACAGCATTCATCGCAGCGCTCTTAATCGGCCTCAATTGGCATGTGGCAGCATGGGGGCAAGAATTGGTAGATGATGTATCAATGGTATCTTTCATGTTCCTCAGCATCGCCCTCTACACCTTGTTCTTACGTGGTGGTGACCGGCGATATTTGTGCGCATCTGGGGTTGCAGCTGCACTCGCTATATGGACAAAAACCTCTGCATTGTATTTGTTCCCGCCATTTATCTTAATGCTAGCGGTTGTGAACAAAACCAAGATACGTGAAGCGCTCGTCTTCTTCGTAGGATTTGTTCTCGCTACGCTACCATTTTCTTTGGTTTGTAGTTTAAGATATGGACATCCGCTTGCTCCTTTTGTAGCCAGAGTCGTACAGTTTCAGCAAGCCGCGCTACCCCAAGAGCACGTTAACACACTATTTAACACATTTTATTTGGAAGCGTTACCCATTTCGGTGGGTCTCATTGTTTTTCCATTTCTCCTTGCTGGCTTGTTCTACTTGATTCGGAAAAGAAAATTTCTTTTTCCGGCATGGGGGTTGTATTGCCTCGGAATCTATGTTTTCGTTATACCGTTTGGACCGTATGACCAATATATGGTCCATTTTACCCCCATTTTTTTAATCATATCTGCTGTTGGGTTGATAAGAGTTGCTGAAGTTATAGGTCGTAAGGGGTTTCCACTTATCATTTTAGCGTTGTTATCCACAAATTTATCTCCTCCACTTGGAATTAGAGGAGTTGTAGAAGGCTTAGGATATGAAGGAATCCCTAAGATACTACTTTCCCTGAGACCACTGTTTCTCTACCCAAGGCAACGCTGGGAAGGGAATAAGTACGTTCATATTTCAGATCTACAAGATGCAGTTCAAAATGTTGCCTTAGGGTTTCCATCCCAAAGCATCTACTGGCCTGATTGGCTCCCAGAATTTTTTGTAACTCATAGTGAGCCAGACCACTCATATACGATAATAATGATAGTCATATTGACACTCGTTTGCATTTATTTGATAATGAATCGAGGAAAAATCGCACATGTGTGTACCAAGCTTTTCCAGTGCTAA
- a CDS encoding glycosyltransferase, which translates to MDLSVVIPTYKEGKNISKLVFKLHDAIRDFSNDYEIIIVDGGSEDGTAENAQSAGAKVFVQRNPGYGNALKEGFGAARGDYIITMDGDLSHDPVVIRDLWKSRNKSDIVIASRYIKNGSADMPYFRKFLSLALNKFFTYFLSIPVKDISSGFRLYKASSIKSMNITGQNFDVLQEILVRAYSDGYSVSEIPFRYRPREHGQSKLRLIKFGMSYLKSFLRLWLLRNSVESVDYDSRAYYSRIPLQRFWQRKRHGIITGMLDKNDDIIDIGCGTSKIIQDLPDAVACDISMGRLRYLQQNNKLLVCGDVRALPFKDNTFDTVIFSNVIEHVPRCGSILSEINRILRAGGTLIVATPDYGKITWRVVEHVYDIVKLRGGYKQEHISQYDLPSLNKILKESGFQIIEREYICNSELVVKAMKNV; encoded by the coding sequence ATGGATCTTTCCGTTGTTATACCAACATACAAGGAAGGTAAAAATATATCTAAATTAGTTTTTAAATTGCACGACGCGATACGTGATTTCTCCAATGATTATGAGATTATCATAGTCGATGGTGGCTCAGAAGATGGGACGGCGGAAAATGCACAAAGTGCGGGTGCCAAAGTTTTCGTACAGAGAAACCCGGGATATGGGAACGCTTTAAAGGAGGGATTTGGCGCTGCAAGAGGAGACTATATTATCACCATGGATGGCGATTTATCTCACGACCCCGTTGTGATTCGGGACCTTTGGAAGTCGAGAAATAAGTCTGATATCGTTATCGCATCTCGATACATAAAAAACGGCTCGGCAGACATGCCCTATTTTAGAAAATTTTTAAGTCTCGCCCTTAACAAATTCTTCACCTACTTCTTGTCCATTCCAGTAAAAGATATCTCCAGCGGTTTTAGGTTATATAAGGCATCGTCGATAAAAAGCATGAACATCACCGGACAAAACTTTGACGTGCTACAAGAAATATTGGTCCGAGCATATTCAGATGGCTATAGCGTGTCCGAAATACCTTTTAGATATAGGCCCAGGGAGCATGGGCAGTCCAAACTCAGGTTAATCAAATTTGGCATGTCTTACCTGAAAAGTTTTCTCAGATTATGGTTATTGAGAAACTCGGTGGAATCGGTTGATTACGATAGCCGGGCATATTATAGTAGAATACCACTTCAGAGATTCTGGCAAAGAAAAAGACACGGGATAATTACTGGCATGCTTGATAAAAACGATGATATAATCGATATCGGGTGTGGGACTAGTAAAATCATACAAGATCTACCAGATGCAGTTGCATGTGATATATCAATGGGCAGACTGAGATACCTCCAGCAAAACAATAAATTGTTGGTCTGCGGCGATGTGAGGGCACTGCCGTTTAAAGATAACACGTTCGACACTGTGATCTTTTCAAACGTCATTGAGCACGTTCCCCGATGTGGCTCAATACTGTCAGAGATCAATAGAATACTTAGAGCAGGCGGAACCCTAATTGTTGCAACACCTGATTATGGTAAAATCACATGGAGAGTAGTTGAGCACGTATATGACATAGTGAAGTTAAGAGGCGGATATAAACAAGAACACATCTCCCAATATGATTTGCCGTCTTTGAACAAAATTTTAAAGGAGAGTGGTTTTCAGATTATAGAGAGAGAATATATTTGTAATTCAGAGCTTGTTGTCAAGGCGATGAAAAACGTATGA
- a CDS encoding GDP-mannose 4,6-dehydratase: MEKALITGISGFVGSHLAEFLLEKNLEVSGTIRWRSRLDNIQHIKNKLGLLDTDIRDAHSVKKTIDEVEPDYIFHLAAQSFVPTSWKAPSETLDTNIIGTLNLFEAVRNSNVDPKIQIAGSSEEYGLVYPDELPIKETNPLRPLSPYAVSKVTTDLLGFQYHQSYGLKIVRTRAFNHTGPRRGEVFVCSDFSKQIAEIEKGLKDPIIHVGNLNAQRDFTDVRDIVRAYWLSLQKCDFGEVYNICSEKSRTIQSVLDLLLEKSKVNIKVKQDPKKMRPSDVEILLGDCSKFRKKTGWKPTIPFERSMEELLDYWRELV; this comes from the coding sequence ATGGAAAAAGCATTAATAACAGGAATATCTGGTTTCGTCGGCTCCCACTTGGCGGAGTTTTTGTTAGAGAAAAATTTAGAAGTATCCGGGACGATACGATGGAGAAGCAGGCTGGACAACATCCAGCACATCAAAAATAAACTGGGGCTACTTGACACCGATATAAGGGATGCCCACTCGGTGAAAAAAACAATAGATGAAGTTGAGCCAGATTATATCTTTCATCTGGCGGCCCAATCCTTCGTACCGACTTCCTGGAAGGCCCCATCTGAGACCTTAGACACAAACATCATTGGCACGTTGAACCTCTTTGAAGCGGTGCGAAATTCGAATGTAGATCCAAAAATTCAAATTGCGGGTTCATCTGAGGAGTATGGTTTGGTTTATCCAGACGAGCTTCCTATAAAAGAGACAAATCCACTGAGACCGTTGAGTCCGTATGCAGTCAGCAAGGTTACAACGGATTTACTGGGTTTTCAGTATCATCAGAGTTATGGACTGAAAATAGTGAGGACGAGAGCATTCAATCACACTGGACCTAGACGGGGAGAAGTATTCGTCTGCTCTGATTTTTCAAAGCAAATCGCAGAAATCGAAAAAGGATTAAAAGACCCCATCATACATGTCGGCAATCTGAATGCACAAAGGGATTTTACAGATGTCAGGGATATTGTTAGAGCCTATTGGTTGAGTTTACAAAAATGCGATTTCGGAGAAGTATACAACATATGTTCTGAAAAATCACGGACGATTCAATCTGTTTTAGACCTTCTATTGGAGAAATCAAAAGTAAACATCAAAGTTAAACAAGATCCGAAGAAGATGCGCCCGTCCGATGTTGAAATACTATTAGGGGACTGCTCTAAGTTCAGGAAAAAAACTGGCTGGAAGCCGACGATACCGTTTGAGCGGTCCATGGAAGAGTTGTTGGATTATTGGAGAGAACTGGTTTGA
- a CDS encoding type II toxin-antitoxin system VapC family toxin — translation MGQSRGVHAKNVLTRFKNGELKGVITDFHVDAVVVVMENYKLRWKDIAIFLSGLLRYEGLTVLPMTLYSRICATSHMKDFGLSFDDALAYQCMIENDIERIFSYDHDFDVLPDIRRVDPKESW, via the coding sequence TTGGGTCAATCCAGGGGCGTGCACGCCAAAAACGTTCTAACCAGATTCAAAAACGGCGAATTAAAGGGAGTGATAACCGATTTCCATGTCGATGCAGTGGTAGTGGTCATGGAGAACTACAAATTGAGATGGAAGGACATTGCAATCTTTCTTTCCGGGCTTCTCAGATATGAGGGATTGACTGTACTGCCAATGACTCTATACAGTAGGATATGCGCAACATCTCATATGAAAGATTTTGGGCTGAGTTTCGATGATGCATTGGCATATCAATGCATGATAGAAAATGATATAGAGCGGATATTCTCATATGACCATGATTTTGATGTCCTGCCAGACATTCGGCGAGTCGACCCCAAAGAAAGTTGGTGA
- a CDS encoding DUF86 domain-containing protein codes for MYDTERIGKIISDIEKYFRDLEELDIKKIEDLEDKKNFYSLSMVLFSAINRTINLGEEVVVANDIGMPSTYREIFRLLAKNKFIDRRLEKRLSNLVFYRNLLSHEYYDLTEKDVFDVSKRIKVVKQFVDIVKDEISKKGCA; via the coding sequence ATGTATGATACAGAGAGAATTGGGAAGATAATAAGCGATATTGAAAAATATTTCAGAGATTTGGAAGAATTAGATATAAAGAAAATAGAGGATTTGGAAGATAAGAAAAATTTTTATTCTCTTTCGATGGTTTTGTTCTCTGCCATCAATAGAACTATAAATTTGGGAGAAGAAGTGGTGGTGGCGAACGATATCGGCATGCCCTCTACCTACAGAGAGATTTTTAGATTATTGGCAAAAAATAAATTTATCGATAGGAGATTGGAGAAGAGGCTGTCCAATTTAGTATTTTATAGAAACTTGTTATCACATGAGTACTATGACCTGACAGAAAAAGACGTGTTCGATGTGTCTAAGAGGATAAAGGTGGTCAAGCAATTTGTGGACATTGTGAAAGATGAGATATCCAAAAAAGGATGTGCATAG
- a CDS encoding nucleotidyltransferase domain-containing protein, protein MRDDEMEIDKVIDELKRDGIEAIYLFGSMAKGSVKPFSDIDLCVLTEKDISKKVKEEILSNSSKKIDISIFWDLPPTIRFRVLKEGEILYKKDDLTLQRAKVDTLKSYLDVQPMIKRHCSHILGE, encoded by the coding sequence ATGAGAGATGATGAGATGGAGATCGATAAGGTAATAGATGAATTGAAGAGAGATGGGATTGAGGCAATATACCTGTTTGGCTCTATGGCCAAAGGTAGTGTAAAACCATTTTCCGACATAGACCTCTGTGTGCTCACAGAGAAGGATATCTCCAAAAAAGTAAAAGAAGAAATATTGAGCAATTCATCTAAGAAAATAGACATATCCATATTCTGGGACCTTCCACCGACGATAAGGTTTAGGGTTTTAAAAGAGGGGGAAATTTTGTATAAAAAAGACGATCTAACATTGCAGAGGGCTAAAGTAGACACACTTAAATCCTATCTGGACGTTCAGCCGATGATTAAGAGGCACTGCTCCCACATCTTGGGTGAATGA